Proteins encoded in a region of the Cytobacillus pseudoceanisediminis genome:
- a CDS encoding MFS transporter has translation MNRSFYALLVSQTATNLGFALYTMAVVLHLYNETGSTALSAAVTLISVISRMISNILLPSISDRFQPVNLLKFSQISQIVLIAGLMILFLQQMKDFMLMAIFLVLALISFFNGFFSPIKMSMVKAVVPKKQRVKANSLLSSVDQTFLFAGWTFGGILLAFLGKQSTLIITIILLVISILSLFLIKKRITCCELKLPDAVQSNGWLENTPPG, from the coding sequence ATGAATCGTTCATTTTACGCTCTTCTAGTAAGCCAGACAGCAACGAATCTTGGGTTTGCCCTGTACACGATGGCTGTTGTGCTGCATTTGTATAATGAAACAGGGAGCACAGCACTTTCTGCAGCCGTCACATTGATTAGTGTAATATCGAGAATGATCAGTAATATACTGCTTCCATCCATTTCGGATAGATTTCAGCCAGTAAATCTATTGAAGTTTTCCCAGATAAGCCAGATCGTTCTGATTGCTGGATTAATGATATTATTCTTGCAGCAAATGAAGGATTTTATGTTAATGGCTATTTTCTTAGTGTTGGCCCTTATATCCTTTTTCAATGGCTTTTTCTCGCCTATTAAAATGTCCATGGTAAAAGCTGTTGTTCCTAAAAAGCAAAGAGTCAAAGCGAATAGCCTGCTCTCAAGTGTTGACCAGACTTTCTTGTTTGCAGGGTGGACCTTTGGCGGTATCCTGTTAGCTTTCCTTGGCAAACAATCCACATTGATCATTACGATCATTCTGCTTGTTATTTCTATTCTAAGCTTGTTTTTGATAAAAAAGCGAATCACCTGCTGTGAACTCAAACTTCCGGATGCTGTCCAGTCTAACGGCTGGCTGGAAAATACTCCTCCAGGATAA